In the genome of Actinobacillus lignieresii, the window TCGAAACATCCGAAAACCGTTTCGGACAATACTTATTTGGCGAAAGCGGAAGAAATGATGAAAGAATTGCATATTCATTCGCTCATTGCGCTGAACGACGAAGGCAAAGTGTCCGGTATTATGGAATTCTCAAGTTAAGGATGTTTTGTGGCAAAATCAAATTATATTACTCGCGGCGGATGGCAGACCTTAGATCAAGAACTTAAATTCTTGTGGAAAGACGAACGCCCGAAAGTAACGCAAGCGGTATCGGAAGCCGCCGCTTTAGGTGATCGAAGTGAGAATGCCGAATATATTTACGGTAAACGTCGCTTACGTGAAATTGATCGCCGAGTTCGTTTTTTATCTAAACGCTTAGAAGTGTTACAAATCGTGGATTATCATCCGAAACAAGAAGGCAAAGTCTTTTTCGGTGCTTGGGTTGAGCTTGAAAACGAACAAGGAGAAACCAAGCAATACAGGATTGTCGGGTGTGATGAATTTGATCCGGCTAAGAATTGGATCTCAATTGATTCGCCGGTAGCCCGAGCGTTAATCGGTAAAGAAGCGGATGATGAAATTAAGGTGAATACGCCGCTTGGCAAAAGCTTGCTATATATCAACAAAATCTGGTATGAGAAAGAAGGTCTTTACTAGTACATAAAATGTAAGCGGTCGTTTTTAACGGGAAATTTGCAAAATTCCAGTCAAAAACGACCGCTTGTTTTTAGTACGTCAAACGAAAAATTAGATCGCTTTTAATACGTTTACCATTTCAATTGCACCTAATGCACACTCTGAACCTTTGTTACCTGCTTTAGTACCCGCGCGTTCAATCGCCTGTTCAATATTTTCTGTGGTTAATACACCGAAAATTACCGGTACACCGGTTTCTAATGCAACTGCACCGATACCTTTTGCCGCTTCATTACACACGTAATCATAGTGAGTTGTTGAACCACGAATTACTGTACCTAAACAAATTACCGCATCATATTTACCGCTTGTTGCCATTTTTTTCGCTACTAACGGGATCTCAAATGCTCCCGGTACCCATACCGTATCAATATCATTTTCATCCGCACCGTGACGCACTAAAGTATCAATTGCGCCGCTTAATAATTTATCGTTGATAAAATCGTTGAAACGTGCGGTTACGATACCGAATTTTAAACCTGTCGCAACTAAGTTACCTGTAATCTTTGCCATTTTTTTGTCCTCTTGAAATATGCAAAATTTTATAAAAAAGTGACCGCTTGTATCATTTTATAGTAGGGACGCAATGCTTGCTTCCCTAACATTACATACAGTCGTTAAAGTTAGAAGTTAAACATATGTCCCATTTTTACCTGTTTCACTTTTAGGTAATCAATGTCATTTTTGTTCGGTTCTACAATAATCGGCTCACGTGCAACGATATTTAACCCTTGCTCTTTTAAGCCTTCAATTTTTGCCGGATTATTGGTTAATAAACGGATCGATTTCACGCCTAACTGCTGGAACATTTGCGCACCGATATAATATTCACGTTCGTCTTCTTTAAATCCTAAAGCGACGTTCGCTTCAACCGTATCCATCCCTTTATCTTGTAGTTCGTAAGCACGTAGCTTATTGATTAAACCGATACCACGACCTTCTTGGCGTAAATACAGAATCACACCTCTGCCCTCTTGCTCAATTTGGGTCATTGCTGCGGCAAATTGCTGGCCGCAGTCACAACGTTGAGAGCCGAACGCATCACCGGTTAAACATTCAGAATGAATACGCGCTAAAACTTGCTCACCGTCCGTTAAATCACCTTTGACTAACGCAACGTGTTCTTTACCTGAAATCACTTCAACAAAGCTATGCGCCATAAATTCGCCGTATTTTGTCGGCATTTTTACCACAGAAATTTGTTTCACTAAGCTATCATGTTTACGACGATATTCTTGTAATTGTTGAATCGTGATAAACGGCATATTGTGCTCTACGGCAAATTTTTGTAGATCCGGCATGGTCATCATTGTGCCGTCATCTGCCATAATTTCACAACATAAACCAGCGTGTTTTAAACCGGCTAAACGAGCTAAATCAACTGTTGCTTCAGTATGACCGTTACGTACTAAAACACCACCGTCTTTTGCTACTAATGGGAACATATGCCCTGGGCGGCGGAAATCACTTGCTTTCGCATTATCACCTACAATTTTCATTGCGGTAATTGAACGTTCAAAAGCAGAGATGCCTGTTCCTGTGTCAATGTGATCCACCGATACTGTAAACGCCGTTTCATGGTTATCTTCATTGACTGCCACCATCGGATGGAAATTTAACTTTTTAGCAATTTCCGTTGAAACCGGTGTGCAAATTAAACCTTTGCCATAAGTTGCCATAAAATTGATATTTTCCGGTGTTGCGAATTCTGCAGCACAAATAAAATCACCTTCGTTTTCACGATCTTCATCGTCAGTCACTAAAATGATCTTACCTTGACGAATCGCTTCAATCGCTTCTTCTACTTTTGAAAATTGGAAATCTGTCATCTTCTTTTCCTAAAATATACATTTTTGTCGGTAGGGTACACTGAGTGTGTCCTACAAATTTTAAAATCCCGCCTGCTTTAAAAAGTCTAAACTAAGATTACTTTTCGGTTCATCCGCCGGCTTTTTTAGCAAAAACTGTTCGATATATTTGCCGACAATGTCGTTTTCTAAATTGACAATACTGCCGATTTTTTTCGAACCTAAATTGGTTTCTTTTATGGTATGTGGAATAATCGATACACGGAAACTTTCATCATCGGTATCCACTACGGTCAGGCTAATACCGTCTATGGTAATCGAACCTTTCTCAATAATATAACGCATTAACTTCGGAGAGGTTTTTATACGATACCAAGTTGAATTATGTGCCGGTATGATTTCCGCAATTTCGCCTGTGCCGTCAATATGCCCCGAAACAATGTGTCCGCCGAAACGTCCGTTTGCCGCCATCGCGCGTTCTAAATTAACCGGACTATTCGGTTTTAATTCGCCTAATGAAGTACGTTTTAACGTTTCAGACATCACATCAGCGGTAAATTGGTTGTTTGAAAAAGACGTTACGGTTAAACATACGCCGTTCACCGCAATGCTGTCGCCTAAATGAACGTCTTGTAATACTTTGGTCGCATTAATTGTGACTACCGCAAATTCGCCTTGCT includes:
- the greB gene encoding transcription elongation factor GreB, which translates into the protein MAKSNYITRGGWQTLDQELKFLWKDERPKVTQAVSEAAALGDRSENAEYIYGKRRLREIDRRVRFLSKRLEVLQIVDYHPKQEGKVFFGAWVELENEQGETKQYRIVGCDEFDPAKNWISIDSPVARALIGKEADDEIKVNTPLGKSLLYINKIWYEKEGLY
- the ribH gene encoding 6,7-dimethyl-8-ribityllumazine synthase, encoding MAKITGNLVATGLKFGIVTARFNDFINDKLLSGAIDTLVRHGADENDIDTVWVPGAFEIPLVAKKMATSGKYDAVICLGTVIRGSTTHYDYVCNEAAKGIGAVALETGVPVIFGVLTTENIEQAIERAGTKAGNKGSECALGAIEMVNVLKAI
- a CDS encoding bifunctional 3,4-dihydroxy-2-butanone-4-phosphate synthase/GTP cyclohydrolase II is translated as MTDFQFSKVEEAIEAIRQGKIILVTDDEDRENEGDFICAAEFATPENINFMATYGKGLICTPVSTEIAKKLNFHPMVAVNEDNHETAFTVSVDHIDTGTGISAFERSITAMKIVGDNAKASDFRRPGHMFPLVAKDGGVLVRNGHTEATVDLARLAGLKHAGLCCEIMADDGTMMTMPDLQKFAVEHNMPFITIQQLQEYRRKHDSLVKQISVVKMPTKYGEFMAHSFVEVISGKEHVALVKGDLTDGEQVLARIHSECLTGDAFGSQRCDCGQQFAAAMTQIEQEGRGVILYLRQEGRGIGLINKLRAYELQDKGMDTVEANVALGFKEDEREYYIGAQMFQQLGVKSIRLLTNNPAKIEGLKEQGLNIVAREPIIVEPNKNDIDYLKVKQVKMGHMFNF
- the ribE gene encoding riboflavin synthase — translated: MFTGIIEEVGKIAQIHKQGEFAVVTINATKVLQDVHLGDSIAVNGVCLTVTSFSNNQFTADVMSETLKRTSLGELKPNSPVNLERAMAANGRFGGHIVSGHIDGTGEIAEIIPAHNSTWYRIKTSPKLMRYIIEKGSITIDGISLTVVDTDDESFRVSIIPHTIKETNLGSKKIGSIVNLENDIVGKYIEQFLLKKPADEPKSNLSLDFLKQAGF